TCTCCCGGGTCGCTCGCCGATGCAAAGCTCTCATATCGTAGCGGCTCGTGCGGCGGCAAGCGCGTCGGCGTGGCAAAAGCGCGCGCATCGCGCAATACTCGCGACGATCCCTGATGCGGGGCGCCCGATTGCCGCCGCGCCCATCGTAAGACGGAGCTCTTATGCAAGTTAAAGCGATTATGGTCCATCAGACCGGCGGGCCCGAAGTGCTCAAGCTCGAACAGCGCGAGGTTGGCGAGCCGGGGCCCGGCGAGGCGCGCGTACGCCATCGCGCGATCGGGCTTAACTTCGTCGACATCTACTTCCGCACAGGTGTCTACCCCGCGGGTACGATGCCGTACACGCCCGGCAACGAGGGCGCCGGCGTGGTCGAGGCGGTCGGCCCCGGTGTGAGCGAGGTCAAGGTGGGCGACCGCGTTGCGTACTGTGGCGGGCCGATGGGCTCGTATGCCGAGGCGCGCGTGATGCCGGCGCGCTTTTTGGTGAAGCTGCCCGATCGCATCGACGACGAAACCGCGGCGGCGGCGATGCTCAAAGGCCTGACCGCGCATTTTCTCATCCATTCCACCTATCCGCTCAAGCCCGGCGAGACGATCCTGGTGCACGCGGCGGCGGGCGGCGTCGGCCTCATCCTGTGCCAGTGGGCGAAGCATCTTGGCGCCACCGTGATTGGTACCATCGGCAGCGACGAGAAGGCGCGCCTGGCGGCGCAAAACGGATGCGCCCACACGATCAATTACTCGCGCGAGGACTTCGTCTCGCGGGTCAAGGAAATCACTGCCGGCAAGGGTGTGCCGGTCGTTTATGATTCGGTCGGGCAGGCGACCTTCATGAAGTCGCTCGATTGTCTGCGCCCGCGCGGCCTGATGGTGAGCTACGGGCAAGCCTCGGGCGTGGTGCCGCCGTTCAGCGTCAATATCCTGAGCGCCAAGGGCTCGCTCTATCTGACCCGGCCGACGCTGCAGACCTACGCGGCCCGGCGCGAGGAGCTCGAAGCGATGGCGCGCGACCTGTTCGACGTGCTCGCCCGCGGGATCGTACGCTGCGAGGTGAAGCAGCGCTTCAAGCTGGCCGACGCCGCCGCCGCCCACCGCGCGCTCGGCGACCGCCAGACGACGGGATCGAGTGTCCTGCTGCCGTAGTTGGCGCGCTTGACCGCGCGGGACGGAAGCCATTTAATCGCGCCATGGTCGGTATCGTCTCCTACGGCTCGTATATTCCCTACCGGCGGCTCAAACGCGCGGCGATCGCCGAGGTGCTCGGCGTCCCCGCCTCGAAGGGCGAGCGCGCGGTCGCAAGCTTCGACGAGGACGCGGTGTCGATGGCGGTCGAGGCGACGCGCGACGCGCTGCGCGGCGCGCCGGTCGCGCCGGCGCGCACGCTGCTCTTCGCGACCTCGACCCCGCCGTACGGCGAGAAGCTCAACGCTGCGATCGTCGCCGCCGCCTCGCAGTTGCCGCGCGAAAGCCGCGCCGCCGACCTCACCGGCTCGGTGCGCGCGGGGCTCTCGGCGCTGCTCCAGGCCGCCGACGCCGCCGTGGGCGGAAGCCCGGCGGTCGCCGCGATGGCCGATTGCCGGCTCGGTGCGCCCGAGGGACGACTCGAGCAGGCCGGCGGCGACGGCGCGGCCGCCTTCGTGCTCGGGACGGGCGAGGCCGTGATCGCTGAGATCGTCGCCAGCGCCTCGCTGACGCGCGAGTTCCTCGACACCTGGCGCACGCCCGACGAGCGCTTCGCCCACTCGTGGGAGGAGCGCTTTGCGCTGACCCAGGCCTACGTGCCGCTGCTCGGCCAGGCGATCCAGGCCGTGCTGCAAAAGGCCGGCGTAGCGCCGACGGCGCTGGCGCGCGTGATCCTTGACTCGCCCAACCCGCGCGCCTCCGAGGAAGTCGCGCGCGCGATGAAGCTCGAGCCGGCCAAGTTGGCCGACACCCTCGCCCTGACCGTCGGCCAGACCGGCGCCGCGCATGCGGGGCTGATGCTCACCGCGGTGCTGCCGACGCTCAAGCCGGGCGAAATGACCCTGGTGGCGGGCGTCGCCGACGGCGCCGATGCGCTGATTCTGCGAGCGACGCCGGCGGTGGCGAAGTTCCGCCCCGCGCATTCGGTCGGCCGCATGATCGAGTCCAAGGGCGACGTCTCCTACGCCAATTACCTCAAGTGGCGCGAGATCCTGCCGACCGAGCCGCCGCGCCGGCCCGACCCCGAACGTCCGGCGGGTCCGCCGATGTTGCGCAGCGAGAAGTGGAAGTTCGGCCTGGTGGGCTCGCGATGCACCGCATGCGGGACGCCGCAGCTTCCGCCGCAGCGCGTATGCGTCAAGTGCCGCGCGCGCGACAAGATGGAGCCGTATCCGTTCGCCGATCGCACCGGCCGCGTCGCAACTTACGCGATCGACCGCCTTGCCTATTCGCTCAACCCACCGACGATCAACGTGGTCGTGGACTACGACGGCGGCGGGCGCTTCCTGTGCGAGATGACCGATTGCGAGCCCGACCGGGTGGCGATCGGGGATGAAGTCGAAATGACGTTCCGCCGCCTCTTTACTGCCGACGGCATTCACAACTATTTCTGGAAGGCGCGACCCAAGCGTTAGGGCGCCGGGAGGACCCGCTCATGGCAAGCAAAGGAATCAGGGACCGGGTGGCGATCGTCGGGATGGGCTGCACCAAGTTCGGCGAGCATTGGGACAAGAGCGCCGAGGACCTCCTGGTCGAGGCCGCCTACGAAGCCTATGAGTCGGCCGGCGTCGATCCTAACGACATCGACGCCTACTGGCTGGGCACGATGGGCTCCGGGGTGTCGGGGCTGACGCTGTCCGAGCCGCTGAAGATCCAGTACAAGCCGGTCACTCGGGTCGAGAACATGTGCGCCACCGGCTCCGAGGCGCTGCGCCAGGCTTGCTATGCGGTCGCCTCAGGCGCCTTCGACATGGTGATGGCGATCGGGGTCGAGAAGCTCAAGGATTCCGGCTTCTCAGGGCTGGTCGTGACCAACCCTCCCAACGACGGCACGCCAGCATGCATGACGCCGCCGGCGCTCTTCTCGCTCCTCGCGCCCGCCTATTTCAAGAAGTATGGGCTCGACCCCGAAAGGGGTAAGGACGTGCTGGCGCGCATCGCCTGGAAGAACCATCGCAACGGCGCCCGCAATCCCAAGGCGCAGTTCCAGAAGGAAGTGCCGATCGAGGCGATTAAGAATTCGCCCAAGATCGCCGACCCCCTCGGCATCATGGACTGCTCCGGCGTCTCCGACGGTTCGGCGGCCGCGGTCGTCGTCCGCGCCGAGGACGCGCACAAGTACTGCAAGAACCCGCTATATATCAAGGCGCTGTCGTTCGTCGCCGGCCCGGCCGAGGGGCCGCTCTCGCCGGAGTACGACTTTACCACCTTCCCTGAGGTCGTCGCCTCGGCGCGCGATGCATACGCGCAGGCCGGCGTCACCAATCCGCGCGAGCAGATCAGCCTCGCCGAGGTCCACGACTGTTTCACGCCAACCGAACTGGTTCTCTATGAGGACTTGGGTTTCAGTGCGCGCGGCACCGCGTGGCAGGACGTTATGGAGGGCTTCTTCGACCTCGAAGGGCGGCTGCCGGTCAATCCGGACGGCGGGCTGAAGTCCTTCGGTCATCCGATCGGCGCCTCGGGCCTGCGGATGATGTACGAGATGTGGCTGCAACTGCGTGGCGAGGCCGGCCCGCGTCAGATAAAGAACCCGCGTTTGGGGCTTACGCATAATCTTGGCGGCCAGCCCGGCCGATGCGTCAGCTTCGTGTCGGTGGTGGGCAACGCGGTTAGCTAACCGCGCCGAATCCGGATGCCCCAAAGGTAGCGCATCCACAAAACGTACAATGGGCAAAGGCTCCGCGCGTGATGGCGCGCGGGGTCTTTTTCTTTGCGCTCCCAGACATCCGGCTCAAGCCAGTAACATCCGGAGAACGCCATCGGTGCGTCTCAGGCTTGCAACGCTCGGGTGCAGTTCAGCTACGTTTGCACAACAGAGCTTATCAAAAAACCTAAAGATCTTTGAGGAATCGTTTGGCATATTAGATGCTCCATGGCGGGTTAGGAATAAAGATTGGTGCCCGTCGGGCCGCTTCCGCACCAATTCTCAAGGAGCCAGTACCCGATGCGTCGCGCTGCCAAGGTTGATGCATACAGAGATGCCGCCGCAGTTGAAAACTATGTGACGTCGGCGATCATCGGTGCGCGCGAGACGTATCAGGAGCCGAAGTGGGCGTTTTGGGCCGACAACTGGATAAACGGGCGCGACCGCAGCTATGAGTCCGCCGAGCTCGCCCGCCGATCGGCCTCGGAGGCTTGCGAACGGCTGATGAGCGGTGATTCGTTCATCGCCGAAGGCGTCGATCTCGAATTGATTTCTGACGAGCTGCCGGCCGAACGCGCCGCCCGGGCAGCAGGGCTCGCGCTGGTAGCCGCGCCGATGGGCCCGGATATCACCGGCAGCTGCCTGCGCTTCGAGGCCGCTGTAAAGCGCCACATGAGGCGGTTGCTGTCTTCTTTGGCGCGGATTCCAGCGCCCCTTAAATGGGCGGACATCGCGCGATTCCTGGGCGCCTTCTAAGGAGAAGCCAAGGCCGACCTCTAGCGAATCCCCAATTGACTATACGCGGATACCAACGTACTCTTATCCTAACCGGCTAGTCTCCCGCACTTAAAGCCCGCCCTTTCGGCCGGCTTCTCTGTTCGAGCGCTTCCCGGCGAATCTATTTTCTAGGAGGGCACGCACTAGATGCCCGCAAAGCTGTATGTAGGAAACCTGGCCTTTTCGGTCACCAACGAGGATCTGGAAGCGCTGTTTTCGCAGATCGGCAAAGTCGATAACGTCGCGGTGATTACCGACAAGTACTCGGGTCAGTCGCGAGGCTTCGGCTTCGTCCAGATGGCCGATTCGAACGAGGCGGCCCGCGCAATCGAGGAGCTCAACGGCTCCGAGCTCAAGGGACGCCCGATCAAGGTCAATGAGGCGCGCGAGCAGGGCCCGCGTCCGAGCGGCGGTGGTGGTGGCGGCGGCGGTCGTGATCGCGGCCGCGGCGGTCGCGGCGGCGGCGGATTTGGCGGCGGCGGCAATCGCCGCTGGTAAATTTCCCATCCGGCACACGGCGGGCGGGCTGAAACGCCCGCCCGCATTGTTATGCGACGCACGCTGCTTTGGCGCGATGCGTTCGCCTTGTTAGCCCAGCGCTGTAATGATCAGCGCCCGGGCGTACCCAGCCAACGCTTGAGCAGAGCTTCGAGCGCTTCGATTTCCACCGGTTTGCTGATGTAATCGTCCATCCCGGCCTCCAGGCATTCGCGGCGCGCGCCGTGGCGCGCATGCGCGGTCATTGCGACCACCACACTCCTGTGTGCGGCAGCCGCTTCGCGTCGGCGAATCTCGGCGGTCGTCTGGTAGCCGTCCATTCCCGGCATCTGGCAGTCCATCAGGACCAGCGCGTAGCGCCGGCGCGCCATCGCGGCCAACGCCTCCTGCGCGTTTGCCACTACGTCGGCAGCGAATCCGAGCGCGCTGAGCTGAGCTTGCGCGAGCCGCCGATTGACCACGTTGTCTTCGACTACGAGGACGGTCTGTGCTTCAGTGCCTGTAGCTGCGGGCCGCAGGCCACCGTCAATGGCGTGCGGCTTGCCGCCCCCGCATTCGCTTTCGAACCGATCGTTCGCAGCCATCGCCATCCGTCAACCAGCCTTCACAGCACTCAACGTGCCAATGGCGCCAGCCCTTGGAATGCGCACAAGCGCGTCACCGACGAGCTTCCGCCTGACCCATCGCCGGTCAGCAGGTCGCTTTTGCAACTATATGAAAGCCCCGCCGGCTGCTGCCGATACGGAGAGCGAAGCATGCCGTCTCGCCCGTGATACGGGCTGGGCGGCAGCCGGGCGAGTTCCTGGCGGCGCCCGCTCAGACTTTCGCGAGCGCGTCCTTGAGCGCGACGGTGACCTCTTCTTCATGGCCACTGAAGAAATGGTCGGCTTCGGCGATTATCTTGAGCTGCGCCAGGGTGCCGAGCCGCTCAGCGAGCGCGCTCAGATGGTTGGCCGGGCAGTAGCTGTCGTGGTCGCCGGCGAGCAGCAAGATCGGCTTGCGGATCGAGGCGAGCACCGCCGGTTCGACCATCCCGATCGGCAGCGCTACCGCCACGATCGCGCCGATCTCGGGCTGGCTGCGCGCCGCGCGCACCGCAACCATCGCGCCGAAGGAGTAACCTGCGATAACCGCGCCGTCGCGGCGCACTCCGCCTTGCGCGGTGAGAAAGCGAATCGCCGCCGCGGCGTCGTCGGCCTCGCCGTGGCCGTTGTCGAACTCGCCTTCGCTCCGGCCGACGCCGCGGAAGTTGAAGCGCAGGGTGGCGCAACCGCGCGCGTGCAGTGCCTCGAACATCGCGTCCACCACGTTGTTGTACATCGAGCCGCCGTACAGCGGATGGGGATGGCAGACGACAGCGGCGCGATGCGGCCCCGGGCCGTCCGGCCGCGCGAGCATTCCCTCCAGCGTGAGCTCTCCCGACTTGAACGTGATTCGCTCTTCGTTCATCGCTGCTTCTCCCCTGCGCGCGCCGACGCGGCCGCAGCACGTATCACCCTGCTATACTATAGCGTGGCGCAATGGACGAACCGGTAAAGTTCGCGGCCGACCGGATGCTGGCGCGGCTGGCACGCTGGCTGAGATTGCTCGGCGCCGACGTTATGTTCGACCCCGCGCTGGGCAGCGACAAGCTGCTGCGCCGCGCGCGCGCCGAGGGACGCGTAACGCTGACCCGCGACAAGCGCCTGCGCACCGCGCCCGACGCGATCTATCTCGAGAGCAACCTTATCCGCGACCAGATCCGCGAGGTGATGGCGCGCCATCGCTTCGATCCGCGGCCGGCCGCGTTCACCCGCTGCTCGCGATGCAACGAGCTGCTGCGCGAGGTCGGCCGCGACACGGTGGTCCGCCGCGTGCCGCCATTCGTCTATGCGAGCCACGAGCGTTTTGCGCTGTGTCCGCGATGCGGCCGGATCTACTGGGGCGCGACCCATCCGGAACGCATCCGGCGCGAACTGGCCGCGATGGGTCTGTAGTTGAACCGCGCGCGCGGGCCGTGCGATTCTCGCCCCTTGTCAACCCCCGCCAAGGAGCGACCGCGATGGCCGATAGCGACGTGCTGAAATTCGACCGCCGGGCGAATCACGTGACCCTCACGATGAATCGCCCCGAGAAGCGCAACGCCCTCAACCGCGCGATGTTCGAACAGTTCAACCGCGCCTTCGACGCGATCGAGGCCGACACGGCTATTCGCGCGGTCGTCCTGCGCGGCGAGGGGCGCGCCTTTTCCTCCGGCATCGACCTGCGCGAGATCGACGAGGTCGAGGCGGCAGGCGCCGCGCCGACCGTTACCGCACATCAGATTTTCACCCGCCTCGAAGGCCTGCCGATCCCGACGATCGCCGCCGTCCAGGGCCCGACACTGACCGGCGGGCTGGTGCTCGCGCTGCTCTGCGATCTGCGCATCGCGGCCGAAGGCGCGGCGCTCGGGATGACGCCGGCGCGGATCGGCCGCGTGCCCGACTACTTCGTCTTCCGCAAGTTCATGGCGTTGGTCGGCCCGGCACATACGGCGGAGATTATGTACACGGCCGAGCCGATAGCCGCGCGGCGGGCGCTCGAAATCGGGCTCGTCGACCGTGTGGTGTCCGACGAGCGGCTTGGCGCGGAGGCCGACAGCCTGGCCGAGAAGATCGCCGCCAATGCGCCGCTTTCGCTGCGCGCGATGAAGGCCTCGATCCGCCGCTGCCTGAGCGACGCCTACAACGTCGAGCACAAGGATATCGACGAGATGCGCGCGGCGGTGTGGCGCAGCAAGGACGCCAAGGAGGGCGTGCGCGCGTTCCTGGAAAAGCGCAAGCCCCTCTGGAGCGGCGAGTGAACGGCGCCCGGACGTTTTTCGCCCGGGCCGCGCGCTGCGCCTTCGCCGGCCCTTGAAGGGCGGCGCGCGCTCGTGCGATGCTCGGGCCCCGAAATTCACGATGCTCCCACAGTTCTAAGGAGTTGCTTCCATGGCCGAAGAAGTCCTCAAGATCGAGCGCCAACCCAACTATCTGACCCTAACGCTCAACCGCCCGGAAAAGCGCAACTCGCTCAATGCCGCGCTGCTCGAAGCGATGGACAAGGCGCTCGCCGCCAGCGAGAACGACAAGGAAATCCGCGCCCTCATCGTGCGCGGCGCCGGCAAGAGCTTCTGCGCCGGACTCGACCTCGCCGAGGCCGATCGCCTCGAAGGCGGCCACAGCCCGGTCGGCATCGAGCGCGTCTTCCATCGCCTCGAGCAGTTCCCGGTTCCGACCATCGCGGCCGTGCAGGGCGCGGCGCTGGCGGGCGGATGCGAGCTCGCGCTGCATTGCGACCTGCGCGTGGCGGCGCAGGACGCGCGGATCGGGATGACGGTCGCGCGGGTCGGGCTGCTGGTGCCCTACGACTTCATCCGCAAGCTCATCGAAGTCATCGGTTCCGCCAATACCGCGCAGATCCTCTACACCGGCGAGCCCGTGACCGCCGAGCGCGCGCTCCAGATGGGAATGGTGCACGAGGTGGTGGCGGTCGACAAGCTCGACGCGGCGGCGGTCGCGTGGGCGGAGAAGGTCGCCGCCAACGCGCCGCTCTCGCTGCGCACGATGAAGAAGAGCTTGCGGCGCTCGATGAGCGCGGCGTTCGACGCCTGGCACGACGATATCCTGGAGATGGGCCGGATGGTGCGTGCGAGCAAGGACGCCAAGGAAGGCATCCGCGCCTTCCTCGAAAAGCGCAAGCCCGTCTGGCGCGCCGAATAGTGCTGCGCTGAAAAACGGCTCTCCGCCGACCCTGGCAGAGGCGCGCGCTCGTCGCGTTGTCGCGCCTGGCGCCGGCGCGTTAGGCTGAGGAATGGCCGCGATGCGCGCGTACCGGAAGAGCCACTGGATGCGCGGACGGGGGGCGATGCTTGCGCTCGCGCTACTGTCGGCGCTGGGCGTCGCCGGATGCCTGTACGTCTCGACTTCGACGCCCGCCTCCAGCTGCATCACGGATCCGCCGCGCAACGGCGTCCAGGTAACCTCGTGTCCCGACCCGTTCCTCGGATGGGCGCTGCCGCACGTGACCAGCGTGCCGGTGCCCACGCCCGAGGCGCAGCCGTCGCCGCTGAGCTACGCTCCGCCCGCCTCGCCACCGCCGTCGGCGAGTTCAGGCTCCGGGCTTCCCGAATAGGCTAGAACTCTTCGTGGCGTGCGAGCGCGCGGCGCAGCGCGGCGACGTTGTGGATCAGCACGCTCGGCAGATTGAGCGTCCCCGCTACGCTCGAATACGGATACAGCCGCGAGTTGATGTGCGCGTGCAGCGGCAGCCCTTCGCCCTGATGAATCTCGTAATCCAGCGGCAGCGGCCCGAGCACGCGCAGGATGCGGCAGATCGCGCGGGCGAAAACGTGCAGCCGCTCGGCCGCCAGCTCGACTATCGTGCCCCGATACTCCGGCATGATCACGTCGTAGCTGCGCGGAAAGGCGCCGATGGGGCTCGCGTAACTGACAACGCCGTCGCGCCGCTCGATCAGCAGCCCCAGTCGCTCGACCAGCTCGATAAGTTCGTTCCACATCCCGGGTATCCGTCGTTCGGCCTCCGCTTCGGCGACCAGCGCGGGCAGCGGCGCGGGCGCGCCGATGAGTTGTTGATGGAGATGCGGCTGGGAGGCGCCGGACTCGCGCCCCTGGTTCTTGCGCACGACGATCGAGCGCACCGCGCGGTTTTCCATCGCGCGCCGGATCACCGCGACGTCGGTCATCAGCAGACGGAAGAAATGCTCTTCGCCGAGTGCGCCCGTGCTCATCAGATCGCTCGCCGAGCGCGGATGCGGGCTCGCGAAATGGCGCGGGTCCTCGACCACGATGTACGACTCGTTGCGCCCACCGGTGAGCTCGGCCGGAATGCGCGGGAAGAGATTGTTGAACACTCGCATCACCCATCCCGCGGCCGTCGCGGCGCCGCCGTTCGCGCCGCCTGACCACCGGGGGAACTCCGCCGGCGTCACCCGCAGAATCTCGGGCGGCGCCATCGCCTCGTTGCCCGGGCAAAACGGGCAGGCCTGGGTCGCCCGCGCGATCTCCTCGGCGCTCAGCGCGGGCGCCGCGGGGTCGAGCTCGCTGCGGCCGCCGAGGGTGAAGGCGAAACTCTTGCCGCGCATATCGACGACATAGGAAATGACGCCGGTTATCGGATTTTTGATCCAGACCAGCGCGCCGTCACGAATTTCGTACTCGATTCTGTTCACCGGGCCTCGCTGTTGACGCCGCGCGCGCGGCTCGCCCGACAATTCTTAGCCTCTGCCCGCCCGCAGTTTCAACGCGCCGCCAAGGCGGTTGTTGACAGTGCCGTAGGCGTCCGTTATCGGTTTAAAAGACGCTTCGCGCGTTGGCTTGGGCGATCCTGGGGTCTGGCGCTCCGCCTTTGCGGCGGGCCCCAGGCTTTTTTTTGCCGCCGCCGCGCAAGCGCGCGCAGTTACACGTGCCGCCGGTGAAGAAATATCTGTTCACGCCCGGGCCCGCGCCGGTCCCGCCCGAGGTCCTGCTCGAGATGGCGCGCCCGATCATCCACCACCGCACGCCCGAATTCAGCGCCGTCCTTGCGCAGGCGCGCGAGCGGCTCAAGCCGCTGTTCGGTACGCGCCAGGAGGTTATCCTGCTGGCCGCGAGCGGCACCGGTGCGATGGAGGCGGCGGTGACCAATCTGCTCGAGCCCGGCGAGCAGGCGATCTTCGTCAATGGCGGCAAGTTCGGCGAGCGCTGGGGCAAGCTGCTCGCGGCGCACGGGATGGCGGGCTACGAAGTGCGCGTCGAATGGGGCCGCGCGGTGCGCCCGGAGCAGGTCGAGGAGGCGCTGCGCGCCAATCCCGCCGCGCGCGCCGTGCTGGTGCAGGCCAGTGAGACCTCGACCTGCGCGCTCCACCCGGTGCCCGAGATCGCACGACTGACCCGCGAGCGCGACGTGATGTTGATCGTCGACGGCATCACCTCGGTCGGCGTTTTCGAGCAGCGGATGGACGAGTGGGGGATCGACGCGCTGGTGACCGGCAGCCAGAAGGCGTTGATGCTGCCGCCGGGGCTCGCGATGGTTGCGCTGTCCGAGCGGGCGCTTGAGCGCGCGCAGCGTTCGCGCACGCCGCGCTTTTATTTCGACCTGGTTCGCGAGCTCAAGGCCCAGCGCGACGAGAACACGACCGCATGGACCGCCGCGGTCTCGCTGGTCTTCGGCCTCAACAAGGCGCTCGAGATGATCCATGCCGAGGGGCTGGCGCAGGTCTTCCGCCGCCATCGCGTGATGGCCGAGGCGGCGCGCGCGGCGGCGCCGGCGCTGGGACTGGGCCTGCTCGCGCCCGACAATCCCGCCCCCGGCGTGACCGGCATCCTGACGCCGCCCGGCCTCGACGGCGGCAAGGTGGTGCGCTACATGCGCGACGCGCTTGGCGTGTCGGTCCAGGGCGGACAGGATCAGATGAAGGGCAAGCTGGTGCGCATCGGACACATGGGATACCTGGCGCCGTTCGACATGCTGATCGCGGTCGCCGCTCTCGAGCAGGCGCTCAAGCAGGTCGGCTATCGCTTAGAGGCCGGCGCCGGAGTCGCTGCGGTCGCGCGCCGGATCGCCGAGGCGGCGTAAGCAAGCACCATGGCGGAAACCTTCCGGGTTCTGCTCAGCGACGCCCTCAATCCGCAGGGGGTCGAAGTCTTCAGCCGCTATCCCGAGCTCAAGGTCGATATCAAGACCGGGATCAAGCCGGCCGAACTGGCGGGGATCATTGCGCCGTACCATGCGCTAATCGTCCGCAGCTCGACGCGGGTGACGCGCGAGGTAATCGAGCACGCCGAGGCGCTGCGTGTGATCGGGCGCGCCGGCGTCGGCGTTGACAATATCGACCTCGAAGCGGCGACGCGGCGCGGAATCGTGGTGATGAACAGCCCGCTCGGCAACAGCGTCACCACCGCCGAACACGCGTTGTCGATGCTGATGGCGCTGGCGCGGCACATTCCGGCCGCCAACGCGGCGGTCAAGGCCGGGCGCTGGGAGCGCGGCAAGTTCACCGGCGTCGAGGTCTCCAACAAGACCCTGGGCGTGATCGGGCTCGGCAATATCGGGCGGATCGTCGCCGAGCGTGCGCAGGGGCTCAGGATGAAAGTGATCGGCTATGACCCGATCCTGACCGCCGAGGCGGCCGCGCGGATCGGGGTCGAACTGGTCGGCCTCGAACAGCTCTACCACCGCGCCGACTTCATCACCGTCCACGCGCCGCTCACCAACGACACCCGCGGGCTCGTCGGCGCCGCAGCGTTCGCCCTGATGAAGCCGGGCGTGCGGATCATCAACTGCGCCCGCGGCGGGATCGTTGACGAGCAAGCGCTGTGCGAGGCGCTGCGCGCGGGCAAGGTCGCCGGTGCCGCGCTCGACGTCTTCGTCGAGGAGCCGCCGCCCCGCGACCATCCGCTGCTCCGGTTCGACAACGTGATTGCGACGCCCCATCTGGGGGCCGCCACCGACGAGGCGCAGATCCGGGTCTCGATCGACATCGCGCAACAGATCGCCGAGTTCCTGCTCGAAGGCGTTATCCGCCATTCGGTCAACATGCCGGCGCTCTCGCCCAAAGAACTCGAAGCGCTCGGGCCGCATCTGCGCCTGGCCGAGCGGCTGGGCCGGCTCGCCGCGCAGCTCATCGACGAGGCGCCTTCGCAGATCACGGTGGGGCTGGGTGGAGAGGCCGCGGGGCTCAAGGCCGAGCCGATCACGGCGGCCGCGCTCAAGGGGCTGCTCAGCGGCTTTCTCGACCAGGAATTCAACTACGTCAGCGCCCCTTTCATCGCGCGCGAGCGCGGAATCAGCGTGACCGAGACCCGCTCCCGCGAGACCACCGACTACATCAACACGCTGGTACTGAGCGTGCGCACCGCCGCCGGCGTGCACGAGGTCGCCGGCGCCGTTATCGGCAACCGCGGGCTCAGGCTCATCCGTATCGACGGCTACCGCGTCGAGGCGGTGCCCGAGGGCTACTTCCTGATGCTGCACAACCGCGACGTGCCCGGCGTGGTCGGCGCGGTGGGCACGGTGCTGGGGCAGGCGGGGATCAATATCGCGGGACTCGAGCTCGGGCGTGACCGCGTCGGCGGCACCGCGCTCAGCCTGGTCGAAGTCGATCAGCCGGTGCCGCCCGAGGTGCTCGAGCGCCTCAAGACGTTGCCGGCGATAACCGCGGCGGCGCTGCTCAAGCTGTAGGAGGCCGATGGCGCCGGGCCGAGGGTCTGGCGCGCCTGGGGCGCGGCGCGCCGCGCCGGATCCATTTCAACGCCAAGCGAGGGATGGACGTTAGGGGATGAATACGGTGGCGGTGGTCGGCACCCAGTGGGGTGACGAGGGCAAGGGCAAGATTGTCGACCTGCTGGCGGCCGACGCTGACGTGGTGGTGCGTTTCCAGGGCGGCAACAACGCCGCACATACCCTGGTCGTCGACGGCGAAAAATTCATCCTCCGCCTGATCCCGGCCGGCGCGCTGCATCCGGGCAAGACCTGTGTGATCGGCAACGGCACCGTGGTTGATCCGTTGGCGCTCGCCGACGAGCTTGCGAGCCTGCGCAGCCGCGGCAAGTTCACCGACGACGCCCTGCTTAAGCTGAGCTGCGACGCGCATATGGTGATGCCGTACCATCGGGCGATCGACCGCGCCCGTGAGGCCCGCGCCGGGCGGCGTGCGATCGGCACTACCGGCTTCGGCATCGGCCCCGCCTACGAGGACAAGATGGCGCGCGCGGGTCTGCGCTTCGA
The sequence above is drawn from the Candidatus Binataceae bacterium genome and encodes:
- a CDS encoding quinone oxidoreductase, which gives rise to MQVKAIMVHQTGGPEVLKLEQREVGEPGPGEARVRHRAIGLNFVDIYFRTGVYPAGTMPYTPGNEGAGVVEAVGPGVSEVKVGDRVAYCGGPMGSYAEARVMPARFLVKLPDRIDDETAAAAMLKGLTAHFLIHSTYPLKPGETILVHAAAGGVGLILCQWAKHLGATVIGTIGSDEKARLAAQNGCAHTINYSREDFVSRVKEITAGKGVPVVYDSVGQATFMKSLDCLRPRGLMVSYGQASGVVPPFSVNILSAKGSLYLTRPTLQTYAARREELEAMARDLFDVLARGIVRCEVKQRFKLADAAAAHRALGDRQTTGSSVLLP
- a CDS encoding OB-fold domain-containing protein, whose protein sequence is MVGIVSYGSYIPYRRLKRAAIAEVLGVPASKGERAVASFDEDAVSMAVEATRDALRGAPVAPARTLLFATSTPPYGEKLNAAIVAAASQLPRESRAADLTGSVRAGLSALLQAADAAVGGSPAVAAMADCRLGAPEGRLEQAGGDGAAAFVLGTGEAVIAEIVASASLTREFLDTWRTPDERFAHSWEERFALTQAYVPLLGQAIQAVLQKAGVAPTALARVILDSPNPRASEEVARAMKLEPAKLADTLALTVGQTGAAHAGLMLTAVLPTLKPGEMTLVAGVADGADALILRATPAVAKFRPAHSVGRMIESKGDVSYANYLKWREILPTEPPRRPDPERPAGPPMLRSEKWKFGLVGSRCTACGTPQLPPQRVCVKCRARDKMEPYPFADRTGRVATYAIDRLAYSLNPPTINVVVDYDGGGRFLCEMTDCEPDRVAIGDEVEMTFRRLFTADGIHNYFWKARPKR
- a CDS encoding acetyl-CoA acetyltransferase, translated to MASKGIRDRVAIVGMGCTKFGEHWDKSAEDLLVEAAYEAYESAGVDPNDIDAYWLGTMGSGVSGLTLSEPLKIQYKPVTRVENMCATGSEALRQACYAVASGAFDMVMAIGVEKLKDSGFSGLVVTNPPNDGTPACMTPPALFSLLAPAYFKKYGLDPERGKDVLARIAWKNHRNGARNPKAQFQKEVPIEAIKNSPKIADPLGIMDCSGVSDGSAAAVVVRAEDAHKYCKNPLYIKALSFVAGPAEGPLSPEYDFTTFPEVVASARDAYAQAGVTNPREQISLAEVHDCFTPTELVLYEDLGFSARGTAWQDVMEGFFDLEGRLPVNPDGGLKSFGHPIGASGLRMMYEMWLQLRGEAGPRQIKNPRLGLTHNLGGQPGRCVSFVSVVGNAVS
- a CDS encoding RNA-binding protein produces the protein MPAKLYVGNLAFSVTNEDLEALFSQIGKVDNVAVITDKYSGQSRGFGFVQMADSNEAARAIEELNGSELKGRPIKVNEAREQGPRPSGGGGGGGGRDRGRGGRGGGGFGGGGNRRW
- a CDS encoding response regulator — encoded protein: MAANDRFESECGGGKPHAIDGGLRPAATGTEAQTVLVVEDNVVNRRLAQAQLSALGFAADVVANAQEALAAMARRRYALVLMDCQMPGMDGYQTTAEIRRREAAAAHRSVVVAMTAHARHGARRECLEAGMDDYISKPVEIEALEALLKRWLGTPGR
- a CDS encoding alpha/beta fold hydrolase, whose amino-acid sequence is MNEERITFKSGELTLEGMLARPDGPGPHRAAVVCHPHPLYGGSMYNNVVDAMFEALHARGCATLRFNFRGVGRSEGEFDNGHGEADDAAAAIRFLTAQGGVRRDGAVIAGYSFGAMVAVRAARSQPEIGAIVAVALPIGMVEPAVLASIRKPILLLAGDHDSYCPANHLSALAERLGTLAQLKIIAEADHFFSGHEEEVTVALKDALAKV
- a CDS encoding Mut7-C RNAse domain-containing protein; the encoded protein is MDEPVKFAADRMLARLARWLRLLGADVMFDPALGSDKLLRRARAEGRVTLTRDKRLRTAPDAIYLESNLIRDQIREVMARHRFDPRPAAFTRCSRCNELLREVGRDTVVRRVPPFVYASHERFALCPRCGRIYWGATHPERIRRELAAMGL